A stretch of the uncultured Desulfobacter sp. genome encodes the following:
- the radA gene encoding DNA repair protein RadA, producing the protein MAKKKDKTIFRCKTCGTQTPKWMGQCPDCGDWDSLVEETLVARTPGVAGAGRPAIAAKPVPIESVETGTALRMGTGINEFDRVLGGGIVSGSLVLIGGDPGIGKSTLMLQVLSTLAKAGKKCLYVSGEESIGQISMRGKRLGSMGSSLFVVSETDLEAILAMAEKDQYDAMVVDSIQTVFHPQVTSTPGSITQIREASMQFMRLSKTIGLPIFLVGHVTKGGAIAGPRIMEHMVDTVLYFEGDKNHIFRILRAVKNRFGSTNEIGVFEMRDQGLTQVPNPSAVFLSERAQVAPGSVVTASMEGSRPILVEIQGLVSTSGLGTPRRTVLGLDSNRVALIVAVMEKRLGMNLAGLDIFMNVTGGVRITEPSADLAIAAALASSFLDRPVHKETTLIGEIGLTGEIRAVSHAQARIKEAAKMGFTRCLVPTATMKQLSKIKGMAIESVSF; encoded by the coding sequence GTGGCAAAAAAAAAAGACAAAACCATATTCCGCTGTAAAACCTGCGGCACACAGACGCCTAAATGGATGGGACAATGCCCGGACTGTGGCGACTGGGACAGCCTTGTGGAAGAGACCCTGGTGGCCCGGACCCCGGGTGTGGCAGGTGCGGGCCGACCAGCCATTGCCGCAAAACCCGTACCCATCGAATCCGTGGAGACGGGTACCGCCCTGCGCATGGGCACCGGCATCAATGAATTTGACCGGGTTCTAGGCGGCGGCATTGTAAGCGGCTCTCTGGTACTCATCGGCGGAGACCCCGGGATCGGAAAATCCACACTTATGCTCCAGGTATTGTCCACCCTGGCAAAGGCAGGGAAAAAATGCCTGTATGTATCCGGTGAAGAATCCATCGGCCAGATTTCCATGCGGGGAAAACGCCTGGGCTCCATGGGCAGTTCTTTATTTGTGGTATCGGAAACCGATCTTGAGGCAATTCTTGCCATGGCCGAAAAAGATCAATATGACGCCATGGTTGTGGATTCCATCCAAACGGTATTTCATCCCCAAGTCACGTCTACGCCGGGCAGCATCACCCAAATCAGAGAAGCATCCATGCAGTTCATGCGCCTGTCCAAAACCATTGGGCTTCCCATTTTTCTTGTGGGGCATGTCACCAAAGGCGGTGCCATTGCAGGCCCCAGAATCATGGAGCACATGGTGGACACGGTACTCTATTTTGAAGGGGATAAAAACCACATTTTCCGAATTCTTCGAGCCGTGAAAAATCGTTTCGGATCCACCAATGAGATCGGGGTGTTTGAAATGCGGGACCAGGGCTTAACCCAGGTACCGAATCCTTCGGCTGTTTTTTTGTCTGAGCGGGCCCAGGTGGCCCCGGGATCTGTGGTTACGGCCAGCATGGAGGGCTCCCGCCCCATTCTGGTGGAGATCCAGGGTCTGGTATCCACCTCCGGCTTAGGTACGCCCCGTCGGACAGTGCTGGGCCTGGACAGCAACCGCGTGGCCCTGATTGTGGCGGTGATGGAAAAACGCCTGGGCATGAATCTGGCCGGTCTGGACATTTTTATGAATGTCACAGGCGGGGTCCGCATCACCGAACCTTCGGCAGATCTGGCCATTGCAGCGGCGCTTGCCTCAAGCTTTCTGGACCGTCCCGTACACAAGGAGACCACCCTGATCGGCGAGATCGGCCTTACCGGCGAGATACGGGCGGTAAGCCATGCCCAGGCCAGAATCAAAGAAGCCGCAAAAATGGGATTCACCCGCTGTCTTGTGCCTACGGCCACCATGAAGCAATTATCAAAAATCAAAGGCATGGCCATTGAAAGCGTCAGTTTTTAA
- a CDS encoding methyl-accepting chemotaxis protein — protein MKIRTKMFLVFGCSVFLIVSILSIWLYFSIKSEVKGELDSQIANTISAVKKSMGGLEDIAIKNYLRAITEKDKDVVSYFYGQFEKGEISKETLKQKTSEIILNKKIGATGYVAGVSSKGILTIHPKAEGVNITKASFWPKVEALLKSKTKSGYLEYDWKNPNEDKPRKKAGYITYFEPMDLILWASSYKSEFTQLIKSEDMHDAILAMKIGNDGYPYVFNYEGDMLIHPYLEGKNVYAVKSQDGQHIIQNMIRGKKGEFEYDWKDADGKVRKKILLYDNIPDKKLIVAIGVYKDEQYCLLCTIRNVLIIAFCVSMAIVFFLVLFFSNRLTKPIIEGVEFSKKMSQGNFTGKLEIHQKDETGQLATALNLMTENIGTIFKQLQNSIEDLLSSSEDLSDISQKMSQNSTQMTGNSDSLSLAANEMNTNLATVSEASDSVMDNINSVASATEQMSGTINKIAERSETARSISDKAVTYAGEASELVDALGKTAFEINHVTETIEDISKQTNLLALNATIEAARAGEAGKGFSVVANEIKALAGQTSEATEEIQNQIDKVQNATSETVTKIKDISDIIQNVNEIVSDIASAVDEQSSTTGEIAENMSRTSSKMQEVNENVSRNAEFSEQIAEQISGVHNVASEMEEISSDIGQKSGSFRQLAQEVKSMLSKFRL, from the coding sequence ATGAAAATTAGAACAAAAATGTTTCTTGTCTTTGGATGTTCCGTTTTTTTGATTGTTTCCATACTTTCTATTTGGCTTTATTTTTCCATTAAAAGTGAAGTTAAAGGAGAACTTGACAGCCAAATAGCCAATACCATATCCGCCGTCAAAAAAAGTATGGGGGGGCTTGAGGATATCGCCATTAAAAACTATCTCAGAGCCATTACCGAAAAAGATAAGGATGTGGTCTCTTATTTTTATGGACAGTTTGAAAAAGGCGAAATCTCCAAAGAGACGCTTAAGCAAAAGACATCCGAAATAATCTTAAACAAAAAAATTGGTGCCACCGGGTATGTTGCCGGCGTTTCCAGTAAAGGTATCTTAACAATTCACCCCAAAGCCGAAGGGGTAAACATAACAAAAGCGTCATTCTGGCCTAAGGTGGAAGCCTTGCTTAAAAGCAAAACCAAGTCGGGATATCTTGAATACGACTGGAAAAATCCCAATGAAGACAAACCAAGAAAAAAAGCCGGCTATATCACTTATTTTGAACCCATGGATCTTATCCTCTGGGCTTCTTCCTACAAGTCGGAATTCACCCAGCTTATCAAATCCGAAGATATGCACGATGCCATTCTTGCCATGAAAATTGGAAATGACGGATATCCATATGTCTTCAACTATGAAGGGGATATGCTTATCCATCCTTATCTTGAAGGTAAAAATGTTTACGCGGTGAAAAGTCAAGACGGCCAACATATTATTCAGAACATGATCCGGGGAAAAAAAGGTGAATTTGAGTATGATTGGAAGGATGCCGACGGTAAGGTGCGCAAAAAAATACTATTATATGATAATATCCCTGATAAAAAACTGATTGTGGCGATAGGCGTTTATAAAGATGAACAGTATTGTCTATTGTGCACAATTCGAAACGTCCTCATCATAGCCTTTTGTGTCAGCATGGCCATCGTTTTCTTTTTAGTCTTATTTTTCAGCAACCGTCTGACAAAACCCATTATAGAAGGTGTTGAATTTTCAAAAAAAATGTCCCAAGGAAATTTCACGGGGAAACTGGAAATCCATCAAAAGGATGAAACCGGTCAGTTGGCGACAGCATTAAATTTGATGACCGAAAATATAGGAACCATTTTCAAACAACTCCAAAACAGCATCGAAGACCTATTATCATCCTCAGAGGATCTATCCGATATTTCACAAAAGATGTCCCAGAATTCCACCCAAATGACCGGAAATTCCGATTCCCTGTCCCTGGCGGCAAATGAAATGAACACCAATCTTGCCACGGTCTCCGAGGCCAGCGACAGTGTTATGGACAATATCAATTCAGTGGCGTCGGCCACAGAACAAATGTCCGGTACAATTAATAAAATTGCAGAAAGATCAGAAACCGCCAGATCAATATCGGATAAGGCCGTCACTTACGCCGGAGAGGCTTCAGAACTTGTGGATGCCCTCGGCAAAACCGCATTTGAAATCAATCATGTGACTGAAACCATTGAAGACATCTCCAAACAGACCAACCTTCTTGCGTTGAATGCAACGATTGAAGCTGCCAGGGCAGGTGAGGCAGGCAAAGGATTCTCCGTTGTGGCCAACGAAATTAAAGCTTTGGCAGGCCAAACCTCGGAAGCCACCGAAGAGATCCAAAATCAAATCGACAAAGTTCAGAACGCGACCTCTGAAACCGTCACAAAAATAAAGGATATTTCCGACATCATCCAAAATGTAAATGAAATCGTATCCGACATTGCTTCTGCAGTTGATGAACAATCCTCAACTACCGGAGAAATAGCGGAAAATATGAGCCGTACGTCATCCAAGATGCAGGAAGTTAATGAAAACGTGTCAAGAAACGCTGAATTTTCTGAACAGATCGCAGAACAGATTTCCGGGGTTCATAACGTGGCCTCTGAGATGGAAGAGATCAGTTCAGACATTGGCCAAAAATCCGGATCGTTCAGACAACTTGCCCAGGAGGTAAAGTCCATGTTGTCTAAATTCCGTTTGTAA
- a CDS encoding RlmE family RNA methyltransferase, which produces MKGKKKQAKGTKPAKKGGRSGQWADHLTQKAKSMGYPARSVFKLEDIQNRFQVIKKGDTVLDLGCSPGSWTLYAAKLVGNQGRVLGIDLKPVETKLPPNAATIQDDILNPEDPAFIEAHAGTFNAVISDMAPATTGRKDVDAIRSVELCRMALDTALKNLAFQGNFVCKIFQGTDFKTFEQEVKAAFKDCRVFKPESCRKQSKEIYIIGKEKIK; this is translated from the coding sequence TTGAAGGGTAAAAAAAAACAGGCAAAAGGAACCAAGCCGGCTAAAAAGGGAGGCAGAAGCGGCCAATGGGCAGACCACCTCACGCAAAAGGCCAAATCCATGGGGTACCCTGCCCGCTCGGTGTTTAAACTTGAAGATATTCAAAACAGATTTCAGGTCATTAAAAAAGGGGATACCGTACTTGATCTTGGTTGCTCGCCGGGTTCCTGGACCCTTTATGCCGCAAAGCTTGTGGGTAACCAGGGACGCGTGCTCGGCATTGATTTAAAACCTGTGGAAACAAAACTGCCGCCCAATGCGGCAACCATCCAGGACGATATTCTTAACCCCGAAGACCCGGCTTTTATAGAGGCCCATGCAGGCACCTTTAACGCCGTGATCAGTGACATGGCCCCGGCCACCACGGGCAGAAAGGATGTGGATGCCATCCGCTCTGTCGAACTGTGCCGCATGGCCCTTGACACGGCCTTGAAAAATTTGGCTTTTCAGGGTAATTTTGTGTGTAAAATTTTTCAAGGAACCGACTTTAAAACGTTTGAGCAGGAAGTGAAGGCAGCATTTAAGGATTGCCGGGTGTTTAAGCCCGAAAGCTGCAGAAAACAAAGCAAAGAAATTTATATAATAGGCAAAGAAAAGATAAAATAA
- a CDS encoding ferritin family protein, with amino-acid sequence MFTLNDLFDIAIKMEENGRNVYLNALGKAGSREIEDLVQWMADEENRHKSWFEKQKSVFSPSGRDLNIMLPGVIKEMMGDNSLSLDELDLSEITTPVQMLETFIMFENDTILFYEFLEAFVESEPVKAGLHQIIAEEMAHVDKISAMIQSVKDGGD; translated from the coding sequence ATGTTTACCCTCAATGATTTGTTCGATATTGCCATAAAAATGGAAGAAAATGGCCGGAATGTGTACCTGAATGCTTTAGGGAAAGCCGGCAGCAGGGAGATTGAAGATCTTGTTCAATGGATGGCTGATGAAGAAAACCGCCACAAATCGTGGTTTGAAAAACAAAAATCCGTCTTTTCTCCGAGTGGCCGAGATCTCAATATTATGCTTCCCGGTGTGATTAAAGAGATGATGGGAGACAACAGCCTCTCTCTGGATGAACTGGATCTTTCAGAAATCACCACACCGGTGCAGATGCTTGAAACATTCATCATGTTTGAAAATGACACAATCCTGTTTTACGAATTTCTGGAGGCCTTTGTGGAATCTGAACCGGTCAAAGCAGGCCTACACCAAATCATAGCCGAAGAGATGGCACATGTGGACAAAATATCCGCCATGATTCAATCCGTTAAAGATGGAGGGGATTAA
- a CDS encoding YebC/PmpR family DNA-binding transcriptional regulator — MSGHSKWSTIKHKKGAADKKRAKIFTKLIKEITVAARMGGGDPNANPRLRHAIDSAKAQNMPKDNVDRAIKKGTGDMDGVNYEEIIYEGYGPGGVAVMVECLTDNKNRTIADVRYIFNKAGGNVGTDGCVAWMFDKKGVITVAKENSDEDTLMEVAIDAGAEDIKDEGESFDVLTAPEDFDAVKDAIDGAEITYEVAEISMVPQNTTAVSGKEAEQMIKFMEALDDCDDIQNFYTNADIPDEAFDAM; from the coding sequence ATGTCAGGACATAGCAAATGGTCGACCATCAAACACAAGAAAGGTGCGGCCGACAAAAAACGGGCAAAGATATTTACCAAACTGATCAAGGAGATTACAGTCGCTGCCCGTATGGGCGGGGGTGATCCAAACGCCAATCCCCGTCTGCGCCATGCCATTGACTCGGCCAAAGCCCAGAATATGCCCAAGGACAATGTGGATCGGGCCATTAAAAAGGGTACCGGCGACATGGACGGGGTCAATTACGAAGAGATCATATATGAAGGGTATGGACCCGGCGGCGTGGCGGTGATGGTGGAATGTCTCACGGACAATAAAAACCGGACCATTGCCGATGTCAGATATATCTTTAACAAGGCAGGCGGCAATGTGGGAACCGACGGCTGCGTGGCCTGGATGTTTGATAAAAAAGGCGTAATTACCGTTGCCAAGGAAAATTCAGACGAAGACACCCTCATGGAAGTGGCCATTGATGCCGGAGCCGAAGATATCAAGGACGAAGGAGAGAGCTTTGATGTGCTCACCGCACCCGAGGATTTTGATGCGGTCAAAGATGCCATTGACGGTGCGGAAATCACCTATGAGGTGGCTGAAATCTCCATGGTTCCCCAGAACACCACAGCCGTATCGGGAAAAGAAGCCGAGCAGATGATCAAATTTATGGAAGCCCTGGACGATTGTGATGATATCCAAAATTTTTATACCAACGCGGATATCCCGGACGAGGCTTTTGACGCGATGTAA
- the fliD gene encoding flagellar filament capping protein FliD: MNPVDSNAENGFISVSYPLDLVNQAREVMLGANQELFSANVDDISSEPPAEFSQLSFQLTSRLDGFSELLSSTDFFSESSPYQDEPATEETENSTFSESVEALFSDNTDTNGAFSAPDLKAQEESVKTVIEAYNELVEWLDSSQYAINPSFKADLFKDMNSRVLESITSNTSPDQENAQTPRVDGTAPQAPQTESFSPQVVDDASNETMESALSEIGLTLNTNGTLDVEKEFDTQFQTDVSRAYNVLAGEEGFFTKFGSAVDQLNNRDSRFNVYTQNDNAQVYTRDAGVQVRNIYRTNIASLLNIFA, from the coding sequence ATGAACCCTGTTGATTCAAATGCCGAGAATGGCTTCATAAGCGTATCTTATCCCCTGGATCTTGTGAACCAGGCCCGTGAGGTAATGCTTGGGGCAAACCAGGAACTTTTCTCTGCCAACGTTGATGATATCTCATCAGAGCCGCCGGCTGAATTTTCTCAATTATCCTTTCAACTCACCTCCAGGCTGGACGGATTTTCAGAATTACTCTCTTCCACCGATTTTTTCTCCGAATCGTCTCCATATCAAGACGAGCCTGCAACCGAAGAGACGGAAAATTCAACTTTTTCAGAAAGTGTTGAAGCGTTGTTTTCAGACAATACAGATACAAATGGGGCATTTTCCGCTCCGGATCTAAAAGCCCAGGAAGAGTCAGTAAAAACAGTTATTGAGGCGTATAACGAACTGGTTGAATGGCTGGACAGCAGTCAATATGCCATCAACCCCTCATTCAAGGCAGACCTGTTTAAGGATATGAACTCAAGAGTGCTGGAAAGCATAACATCAAACACATCCCCAGACCAAGAAAATGCCCAGACGCCCCGTGTAGATGGAACGGCACCCCAGGCCCCGCAGACAGAGTCTTTTTCCCCACAGGTGGTTGACGACGCATCGAACGAGACCATGGAATCCGCACTTTCGGAAATTGGTCTGACCTTAAATACCAACGGCACCCTGGATGTCGAAAAAGAATTTGACACCCAGTTCCAAACTGATGTCAGCCGCGCCTATAACGTTTTGGCCGGAGAAGAGGGATTTTTCACCAAATTCGGCTCCGCAGTTGATCAGCTGAACAACAGAGACAGCCGCTTCAATGTTTACACCCAAAACGACAACGCCCAGGTCTATACCAGGGATGCAGGTGTTCAGGTCCGCAATATTTACCGGACAAATATTGCGTCACTGCTCAATATTTTCGCATGA
- the nifJ gene encoding pyruvate:ferredoxin (flavodoxin) oxidoreductase, protein MKKRMQTIDGNTAATHVAYAMSEVAAIYPITPSSPLGEIADSWASQGRKNIFGQILDIKQMQSEAGAAGAVHGSLAAGALTSTFTASQGLLLKIPNMYKIAGELLPCVFHVTARAISAHALSIFGDHQDVMAARQTGFAMLSSNSVQEAQDLALVAHLATMDARVPFLHFYDGFRTSHEIQKIEMIDYEDMASLFNYDAYWAFKDRAMNPEHPDTRGTAQNPDIYFQGREATNSFYLKVPAIVKHYMKKVGELTGRHYQPFDYVGDPEADRVIVAMGSSCEAIEETIDKLNAAGERLGLIKVRLYRPFDIEEFLRAVPASVETLTVIDRTKEPGALGEPLYQDVCTAFMEYGEGPQIIGGRYGLSSKEFNPSMVKAIYDNMKSISPKNHFTVGIIDDVTHTSLDVEKGFDAAPEGTISAKFWGLGSDGTVGANQSAIAIIGDNTDKYAQGYFAYDSKKSGGLTVSHLRFGDVKIKSTYLIENSDFTACHKSNYVQIYDVLKGLKEGGTFLLNSEWSTIADLEKHIPGHVRRTIYDKKLNFYNIDAVKIAGEVGLGNRINMIMQTCFFNLANVLPVEQAIDLLKADIKKMFSKKGDAIVNMNIEAVDKTLDNLVKVDVPESWKDAVDEVVAEEPATPFVDKVMRRINAQEGDDLPVSAFSVDGVFEAGTSQYEKRGVAINVPEWVAENCIQCNQCSFVCPHAAIIPVVATADELKDAPASFGTVDAKGKGMDDLKFRMQVNPLDCQGCGNCADICPAKTPALVMKPLASQVDVEKENHKFSLTVPFKTDLMKRDTLKGSQFWKPLLEFSGACSGCGETPYVKLITQLFGERMTVANATGCSSIWGGSAPSMPYCANADGQGPAWASSLFEDAAEYGYGMLLATKSRRKTLADKMAKAMEQGVSDEIKAAMEGWVAGMDNLEASQKYGAELKQLLKDASSGILKEIYGENDLFVKKSHWVFGGDGWAYDIGFGGVDHVLASGDDINILVLDTEVYSNTGGQSSKATPTGAIAKYAASGKKIGKKDMARMMMSYGYIYVATISMGASKNQTLKAILEAENYPGPSLIIAYAPCINQGIKKGMGKTQEEEKLAVESGYWPIFRFNPQLAEEGKNPFTLDCKQPDGSLQEFLSGEVRFAALEKSFPEESKRLREALGQEVEEKYAMLKMMADAGKKE, encoded by the coding sequence ATGAAAAAAAGAATGCAGACCATTGACGGGAATACCGCAGCAACCCATGTGGCATACGCCATGAGTGAGGTGGCTGCAATTTACCCGATCACACCTTCCAGCCCTCTGGGTGAAATTGCCGACTCCTGGGCTTCCCAGGGAAGAAAAAATATTTTCGGGCAGATTTTGGACATCAAGCAGATGCAGTCCGAGGCCGGTGCTGCCGGTGCTGTCCACGGCTCTCTTGCCGCAGGTGCTTTAACCTCCACCTTTACAGCATCCCAGGGGCTGTTGCTTAAGATACCCAATATGTATAAGATCGCAGGGGAATTGCTTCCTTGTGTTTTTCATGTAACCGCCCGCGCCATTTCCGCCCATGCCCTGTCCATTTTTGGAGATCACCAGGATGTTATGGCCGCCAGGCAGACCGGTTTTGCCATGCTGTCATCCAACTCTGTACAGGAAGCCCAGGACTTGGCACTTGTGGCACACCTTGCAACCATGGATGCCCGGGTACCCTTCCTCCATTTCTACGACGGATTTAGAACCTCCCATGAAATTCAAAAAATTGAAATGATTGATTACGAGGACATGGCATCCCTGTTCAACTATGACGCATACTGGGCATTTAAGGATAGGGCCATGAACCCTGAGCACCCCGACACCCGGGGGACCGCCCAGAACCCGGATATCTATTTCCAGGGCAGAGAAGCAACCAACTCTTTTTACCTCAAAGTACCTGCCATTGTTAAACACTATATGAAAAAGGTCGGCGAACTTACCGGTCGCCATTATCAGCCTTTTGATTATGTGGGCGATCCTGAAGCGGACCGCGTTATTGTGGCCATGGGTTCCAGCTGTGAAGCCATTGAAGAGACCATTGATAAACTCAATGCAGCGGGCGAACGCTTAGGCTTGATAAAAGTGCGTTTGTATAGACCTTTTGACATTGAGGAATTTTTGCGTGCCGTGCCGGCCTCCGTGGAAACCCTGACCGTGATTGACAGGACCAAGGAACCCGGTGCTTTAGGCGAACCCTTGTACCAGGATGTCTGCACCGCCTTTATGGAATATGGCGAAGGCCCCCAAATCATCGGCGGCCGTTACGGGCTCTCCTCAAAGGAATTCAATCCTTCCATGGTCAAAGCCATTTATGACAACATGAAGTCCATCTCCCCGAAAAACCATTTCACCGTTGGCATCATCGATGACGTCACCCACACTTCCCTGGATGTGGAAAAAGGCTTTGACGCTGCACCCGAAGGCACCATCTCCGCTAAATTCTGGGGTCTTGGTTCCGATGGAACCGTCGGTGCCAACCAGTCCGCCATCGCCATTATCGGGGACAATACCGACAAATATGCCCAGGGCTATTTTGCCTATGACTCCAAAAAATCCGGCGGGCTTACGGTTTCCCATCTTCGTTTTGGTGATGTGAAAATTAAAAGTACCTATCTGATTGAAAATTCAGATTTTACTGCCTGCCATAAGTCCAACTATGTTCAGATCTACGATGTCCTCAAAGGACTCAAAGAGGGCGGCACCTTTTTGCTCAACTCGGAATGGTCCACCATCGCAGATCTGGAAAAGCATATCCCGGGACATGTACGGCGCACCATCTATGATAAAAAACTGAACTTTTATAATATTGATGCCGTGAAAATTGCCGGTGAAGTGGGGCTTGGTAACCGCATCAACATGATCATGCAGACCTGCTTTTTCAACCTTGCCAATGTGCTTCCCGTTGAGCAGGCCATTGATCTGCTGAAAGCCGACATCAAAAAGATGTTCAGCAAGAAGGGTGATGCCATCGTCAACATGAACATTGAGGCTGTGGACAAGACACTGGACAACCTAGTCAAAGTGGATGTGCCCGAATCCTGGAAAGACGCCGTAGATGAAGTCGTGGCTGAAGAACCTGCCACACCCTTTGTGGATAAGGTGATGCGCAGAATTAATGCCCAAGAGGGTGATGATCTGCCGGTATCCGCCTTTTCCGTGGATGGTGTGTTTGAAGCCGGCACATCCCAGTATGAAAAACGCGGGGTTGCCATCAACGTGCCCGAGTGGGTTGCTGAGAACTGCATCCAATGCAACCAGTGCTCATTTGTATGTCCCCATGCCGCTATCATCCCTGTTGTGGCTACAGCGGATGAGCTTAAAGATGCGCCGGCATCCTTTGGTACGGTTGACGCCAAAGGAAAGGGCATGGATGATCTGAAATTCAGAATGCAGGTCAATCCCCTTGACTGCCAGGGTTGCGGTAACTGCGCGGATATCTGCCCAGCCAAGACACCGGCCCTTGTAATGAAACCGCTGGCATCCCAGGTGGACGTGGAAAAAGAAAATCACAAATTTTCTTTGACTGTTCCGTTCAAGACGGATCTTATGAAACGCGACACGCTCAAGGGCAGCCAGTTCTGGAAACCCCTGCTTGAATTCTCCGGTGCATGCTCAGGCTGTGGAGAAACACCGTATGTAAAATTGATCACCCAGCTTTTCGGCGAGAGAATGACCGTTGCCAATGCCACGGGCTGCTCCTCCATCTGGGGCGGATCTGCACCGTCCATGCCCTATTGCGCCAACGCCGACGGCCAGGGTCCTGCCTGGGCATCTTCCCTGTTTGAAGATGCTGCTGAATACGGTTACGGTATGCTTCTGGCCACAAAATCTAGACGCAAGACCTTGGCAGATAAAATGGCAAAGGCCATGGAACAGGGTGTTTCCGATGAGATTAAAGCGGCCATGGAAGGCTGGGTCGCCGGAATGGACAATCTTGAAGCGTCCCAAAAATACGGTGCCGAGCTCAAACAATTACTCAAAGATGCCTCCTCGGGCATTCTTAAAGAGATTTATGGTGAAAATGATCTGTTCGTGAAAAAATCCCATTGGGTCTTCGGCGGTGACGGCTGGGCCTATGATATTGGTTTTGGTGGTGTAGACCATGTACTGGCATCCGGGGATGATATCAATATTCTGGTGCTGGATACCGAAGTTTATTCCAATACGGGCGGTCAGTCTTCCAAGGCAACACCCACAGGTGCTATTGCCAAATATGCTGCATCCGGAAAGAAAATTGGTAAAAAAGATATGGCCCGGATGATGATGAGTTATGGGTATATTTATGTTGCAACCATCTCCATGGGTGCCAGCAAAAACCAGACGCTTAAAGCAATCCTGGAAGCGGAAAATTATCCCGGACCTTCCCTGATCATCGCCTATGCACCGTGTATTAACCAGGGTATTAAAAAAGGCATGGGTAAAACCCAGGAAGAGGAAAAACTGGCTGTTGAATCCGGTTACTGGCCAATTTTCCGGTTCAATCCCCAGCTTGCCGAGGAAGGTAAAAATCCCTTCACCCTTGACTGTAAACAGCCCGACGGCAGCCTGCAGGAGTTCCTAAGCGGTGAAGTGCGGTTTGCGGCACTGGAAAAGAGTTTTCCCGAGGAGTCCAAACGGTTGAGAGAGGCCCTTGGCCAAGAGGTTGAGGAAAAATATGCCATGCTTAAAATGATGGCGGATGCCGGAAAAAAAGAATAA